From Meiothermus sp., a single genomic window includes:
- a CDS encoding glycoside hydrolase family 36 protein, with protein MQIQGYEFNISAGRLEETLGGYLLHGQNVQIGHPFGRTLFFKHGWQSWSEAAWVSLKENPRPILPPERRPQCDDPAYALSPVHGGSGLGGVEGYDGRMLLLGALRPGARVEADRLSLKGTCDHEMQWFLAYGEAPQVLNRYAELLATTLGVRAQQAAPRVWCSWYSYYSDISEGQLLQTIAGLQGLPFEVFQVDDGWQQNMGDWEPNHKFPSGMSAIALRAQSQGLTPGLWLAPFIARPSSNLFKKHPDWFLRDERGELVSAGTNWGGYYALDVTLPAVQYWLQSLIQTVRGWGYRYLKLDFLFAAALPGKRSGGESREEAYREALRILREAAGDDMYILACGAPIIASLGLVDGIRIGPDVAPYWDNEDRRVFLHDPTGPSAYNALRTSLHRLWLKPLVHTDPDVAFFRTRYNLLTPAQRAVLQDLALVSGFKATSDPPEWLDAEEREQLKEWLEATPPITQTGPYSFKIGEREVDFSSWL; from the coding sequence ATGCAGATTCAGGGCTACGAGTTCAACATCAGTGCGGGGAGGCTCGAGGAGACCCTGGGCGGCTATCTGTTGCACGGCCAGAACGTCCAGATCGGGCATCCCTTTGGCCGCACCCTGTTCTTCAAGCACGGCTGGCAGAGCTGGAGCGAGGCCGCCTGGGTCAGCCTCAAGGAAAACCCCCGGCCCATCCTGCCCCCCGAACGCCGCCCCCAGTGCGACGACCCCGCTTACGCCCTCTCGCCCGTCCACGGCGGCAGCGGGCTGGGAGGGGTGGAGGGCTACGACGGGCGGATGCTTCTGCTGGGCGCCTTGCGGCCTGGCGCCCGCGTCGAGGCTGACCGCTTGAGCCTGAAGGGCACCTGCGATCACGAGATGCAGTGGTTCTTGGCCTATGGCGAAGCCCCGCAGGTCTTGAATCGCTACGCCGAACTGCTCGCCACCACCCTGGGGGTGCGGGCCCAACAGGCTGCACCCCGGGTATGGTGCAGTTGGTACAGCTACTACAGCGACATCTCCGAAGGCCAACTGCTCCAGACCATCGCCGGTTTGCAGGGGCTGCCCTTCGAGGTGTTTCAGGTAGACGACGGCTGGCAGCAGAACATGGGCGACTGGGAGCCCAACCACAAGTTCCCCTCCGGTATGAGTGCCATTGCGCTGCGGGCCCAGAGCCAGGGCCTGACCCCCGGCCTCTGGCTGGCCCCCTTTATCGCCCGGCCCAGTTCCAACCTGTTCAAGAAACACCCCGACTGGTTCTTACGCGACGAGCGGGGCGAGCTGGTCTCGGCAGGCACCAACTGGGGCGGCTACTATGCGCTGGACGTGACCCTACCGGCGGTGCAGTACTGGCTGCAGAGCCTGATCCAGACGGTGCGGGGCTGGGGCTACCGCTACCTGAAGCTCGACTTTCTGTTTGCGGCGGCCCTCCCTGGCAAAAGGTCGGGCGGAGAGTCGCGCGAGGAGGCCTACCGCGAGGCGCTGCGCATCCTCCGCGAGGCCGCCGGCGATGACATGTACATTCTGGCCTGCGGAGCGCCCATTATCGCCTCGCTGGGGCTGGTAGACGGGATTCGCATTGGGCCGGATGTGGCCCCTTACTGGGACAACGAAGACCGGCGGGTGTTCCTGCACGACCCCACCGGCCCCAGCGCCTACAACGCCCTGCGCACCAGCCTGCACCGGCTCTGGCTGAAGCCGCTGGTACATACCGATCCCGACGTGGCCTTCTTCCGCACCCGCTACAACCTGCTTACGCCGGCACAGCGGGCGGTGCTGCAAGACCTGGCCCTGGTTTCGGGCTTCAAGGCCACCTCCGACCCCCCCGAATGGCTGGATGCTGAGGAGCGAGAGCAACTGAAAGAATGGCTCGAGGCCACCCCCCCCATCACCCAAACCGGCCCCTACAGCTTCAAAATCGGCGAGCGCGAGGTGGACTTCTCGAGCTGGCTGTAG
- a CDS encoding carbohydrate ABC transporter permease: MKRSATPYLFLLPYLAIFALFWAWPILESLLLSFQNTRVSPPVWNLGVNWGRILGDAAFWDALRNTVLILVIQVPLMLALATALAVALNSQLLRARGFFRFAFFAPVVVGAVAYSAVFRLLFNQNGAVNAALGTQINWIFDPVGAMAVIITTLTWRWTGYNAIIILAGLQSIPKDLYEAAEIDGASPWQQFWRITVPSLRPVLLFCLVLSIIGTLQLFTEPWLITNGGPGTATTTLGVYLYRQGFQNINFGYASTIAYAITLLALVFSVIQLRLFGRES; the protein is encoded by the coding sequence GTGAAACGTAGCGCGACCCCTTATCTTTTTCTGTTGCCATACCTGGCGATTTTCGCCCTGTTCTGGGCCTGGCCGATCCTCGAGTCGCTGTTGCTCTCGTTCCAGAACACCCGGGTTTCCCCCCCGGTTTGGAACCTCGGGGTCAACTGGGGCCGCATCCTGGGCGATGCGGCTTTTTGGGACGCCCTGCGCAACACGGTGCTGATTCTGGTCATCCAGGTACCCCTGATGCTGGCCCTGGCCACGGCTTTAGCGGTGGCGCTGAACTCGCAATTGCTGCGGGCCAGAGGCTTTTTTCGCTTTGCCTTTTTCGCGCCGGTGGTGGTGGGTGCGGTGGCCTACTCGGCGGTGTTTCGCCTGCTTTTTAATCAAAATGGCGCCGTGAACGCGGCACTGGGCACACAAATTAACTGGATTTTCGACCCCGTGGGCGCCATGGCCGTTATCATCACCACCCTGACCTGGCGCTGGACCGGCTACAACGCCATCATCATCCTGGCCGGGCTGCAAAGCATCCCCAAAGACCTCTACGAGGCCGCCGAGATTGACGGGGCCAGCCCCTGGCAGCAGTTCTGGCGCATTACCGTGCCCAGTTTGCGCCCGGTGCTGCTCTTTTGTCTGGTACTCTCGATTATTGGCACCTTGCAGCTCTTCACCGAGCCCTGGCTCATTACCAACGGGGGCCCCGGCACCGCCACCACCACCTTAGGGGTCTATCTCTACCGCCAGGGCTTCCAGAACATCAACTTTGGCTATGCCTCCACCATCGCCTACGCCATCACCCTGCTGGCGCTGGTCTTCTCCGTCATCCAGCTAAGGCTTTTTGGGAGGGAATCGTGA
- a CDS encoding extracellular solute-binding protein → MKRLLVLGAALALTVASAQQMQGNPNLRGEITVWSWDIAAKALEANIPGFNKLFPNVKVTVLDIGNQATYDRGLAGCAAGGGDLPDVYSVENNEAEVFWARFPNCFTDMNTLQPAASSLRNQFPAFKWTELTVGNKVFAMPWDSGPVVMFYRRDIYSQAGVNPATIRTWDDFIAAGKKIAAATNNRVKVGVIANGQDDEWFRMLANQNGCFYFNNDANAVTVNQPGCVTALETVKKLIDAGIVMQGGWNEQIQGFKAGTVATSMFGAWYEGTIRSNAPEQSGKWGVYPMPASRPGGVRAANLGGSALAIPASSRNKEAAWAFVRYALGTTEGQVTMLKQFGLVPSLLAATRDPYVAQPQPYWGNQRIWQVILGTLGSVPAARGTQFFQEARAIMVKTQADYVAGRFPNAKAALDAAAQQISQATGLPIAR, encoded by the coding sequence ATGAAACGTCTACTAGTTTTAGGTGCGGCCCTGGCCCTTACGGTGGCCTCGGCCCAGCAGATGCAGGGGAACCCCAACCTGCGCGGCGAGATTACCGTGTGGAGCTGGGACATCGCCGCCAAAGCGCTGGAGGCCAACATCCCCGGCTTCAACAAGCTCTTCCCCAACGTTAAGGTCACGGTGCTCGATATCGGCAACCAGGCCACCTACGACCGCGGCCTGGCCGGCTGTGCGGCGGGCGGCGGCGACCTGCCCGACGTCTATTCCGTCGAAAACAACGAGGCCGAGGTGTTCTGGGCCCGCTTCCCCAACTGCTTCACCGACATGAACACCCTGCAGCCGGCGGCCTCGAGCCTGCGCAACCAGTTCCCCGCCTTCAAGTGGACCGAGCTTACCGTAGGGAACAAGGTCTTCGCCATGCCCTGGGACTCCGGCCCGGTGGTGATGTTCTACCGGCGCGACATCTATAGCCAGGCTGGCGTCAACCCCGCCACCATCCGCACCTGGGACGACTTTATCGCCGCGGGCAAGAAAATCGCCGCTGCCACCAACAACCGGGTCAAGGTGGGGGTCATTGCCAACGGTCAGGACGACGAGTGGTTCCGCATGCTGGCCAACCAGAACGGCTGCTTCTACTTCAACAACGACGCCAACGCCGTAACGGTGAACCAGCCCGGCTGTGTGACCGCCCTCGAGACGGTCAAAAAACTCATTGACGCCGGTATCGTGATGCAAGGCGGCTGGAACGAGCAGATCCAGGGTTTCAAGGCCGGCACCGTGGCCACCAGCATGTTCGGGGCCTGGTACGAAGGCACCATCCGCTCCAACGCCCCCGAACAAAGCGGTAAGTGGGGCGTCTACCCCATGCCGGCTTCCCGTCCGGGTGGCGTGCGGGCAGCCAACCTAGGCGGCTCCGCGCTGGCTATCCCGGCCTCCTCGCGCAACAAGGAAGCGGCCTGGGCATTCGTCCGCTACGCCCTGGGCACCACCGAGGGCCAGGTGACCATGCTCAAGCAATTCGGGCTGGTACCCTCGCTCCTGGCCGCCACCCGCGACCCCTATGTGGCCCAACCCCAGCCCTATTGGGGTAACCAGCGCATCTGGCAGGTGATTCTGGGCACCCTGGGTAGCGTGCCGGCGGCCCGGGGCACCCAGTTCTTCCAGGAAGCCCGCGCCATCATGGTCAAGACCCAGGCCGACTACGTAGCCGGGCGCTTCCCCAACGCTAAAGCGGCCCTCGACGCTGCCGCCCAGCAAATCTCCCAAGCCACCGGTCTGCCCATCGCACGCTAA
- a CDS encoding glycosyltransferase, with translation MGLYMAYTSPARGHLYPILPTLLELQRRGHQVVVYTLASEVKRLHSLGIEAFPLDPAVEGRTLDDWQANSPLSALQAAMKTWIDRAHHDGPALLEAIREHRPAGLLIDINAWGAIATAETAGLPWATWCPYFLPVPSHDAPPFGLGLPPARGPLGRLRDRLLTPVLMGSYNRALPALNASRASLGAPLLKAVSEVFLRAPLLLYFTAEPFEYPRSDWHSSVRMIGPGIWDPPAPTPEWLKNVDKPLVLVTCSTEYQNDGKIIETALQGLANEEVFVVATTASIDPTSFKAPLNARIERFLPHGLLLERAACVVCHGGMGITQKALAAGVPLVIVPFGRDQIEVARHLQVAGAGVSLPKGKLRPDLLRQAVKGAMQMKAGAQRLAEAFRRAGGAVAAADAMEALHLQPPRPLASS, from the coding sequence ATGGGACTGTATATGGCTTACACTTCTCCAGCAAGGGGACATCTTTATCCCATCCTGCCCACACTTCTGGAACTGCAACGGCGGGGTCACCAGGTAGTGGTATACACCCTGGCCAGCGAGGTCAAGCGTTTGCATAGCCTCGGCATTGAAGCCTTTCCGCTCGATCCAGCAGTTGAAGGCCGCACCTTGGACGACTGGCAAGCCAATTCCCCCCTCAGCGCACTGCAAGCGGCCATGAAAACCTGGATAGATCGCGCACACCACGACGGCCCTGCTCTTCTAGAAGCCATTCGCGAGCACAGGCCTGCGGGGCTTCTAATAGATATCAACGCCTGGGGGGCCATCGCTACTGCCGAGACTGCGGGGCTACCCTGGGCTACTTGGTGCCCATACTTTCTTCCCGTACCCTCACACGACGCGCCGCCATTCGGTCTGGGCTTACCCCCTGCCCGTGGGCCGTTAGGCCGCCTCCGCGATCGCTTGCTAACTCCGGTACTCATGGGCAGTTACAACCGTGCCCTCCCAGCCCTCAATGCCAGCCGCGCAAGTCTCGGCGCACCTCTTCTAAAGGCTGTCAGTGAAGTCTTCTTGCGGGCACCGCTGCTCCTGTACTTTACTGCTGAGCCTTTCGAGTACCCCCGCTCAGACTGGCATTCCTCGGTTCGGATGATCGGCCCAGGTATCTGGGATCCACCCGCCCCCACTCCAGAATGGCTCAAAAACGTCGACAAGCCGCTGGTACTGGTTACCTGTTCAACCGAGTACCAAAACGATGGAAAAATTATTGAGACCGCCTTACAGGGTTTGGCAAATGAAGAAGTATTCGTGGTTGCTACCACCGCCAGCATTGACCCCACTTCCTTCAAAGCCCCTCTCAACGCACGTATAGAGCGCTTTCTACCACATGGATTGCTGCTGGAAAGGGCAGCTTGCGTAGTCTGTCATGGCGGTATGGGTATCACTCAAAAGGCCCTTGCGGCAGGCGTACCGCTGGTAATAGTACCATTTGGGCGAGATCAGATAGAGGTCGCGCGCCATCTCCAAGTAGCAGGTGCAGGTGTAAGTCTGCCAAAAGGAAAGCTCCGGCCAGATTTGCTGCGGCAGGCAGTGAAAGGGGCTATGCAAATGAAGGCTGGGGCGCAGCGGCTCGCCGAGGCTTTCCGCAGGGCAGGTGGCGCAGTTGCGGCGGCAGATGCGATGGAGGCTTTACATTTACAACCCCCGCGTCCGCTGGCCAGCTCTTGA
- the galT gene encoding galactose-1-phosphate uridylyltransferase: MHKRTYHKKDGRLLYLYGLAPHTLPALEEGENTGQAQSHARWHPLRQEWVVFAASRQGRTFLPPKEYDPLAPSKPGGFPTEIPFEDFEIAVFQNRWPSLSPYAGEPPQGLAIPTRDAKGDCEVVVYTPEHSGSIASLSPERRVLLVQVWADRYRDLYAREHIRYVMPFENRGEQMGVTLHHPHGQIYAYPWVPPILQKELEAFRKSPVLLDLLPHLPPYTVLEDEHTLACIPPFARYPYEVLVFPKRFHPGLWTFSEAEIGSFADMLGKVVQKLDNLFQKPMPYIMALHAAPKGAEAVFHFHVEFYPALRTADKLKYLAGTEIAAGTFAMDALPEETAKVLREVAI; this comes from the coding sequence ATGCATAAACGCACCTATCACAAAAAAGATGGCCGCTTGCTCTACCTGTATGGGCTGGCACCCCACACCCTGCCGGCCCTCGAGGAGGGCGAGAACACCGGGCAGGCCCAGTCCCACGCCCGCTGGCATCCCCTGCGGCAGGAGTGGGTGGTGTTTGCCGCCAGCCGCCAGGGCCGCACCTTCCTGCCCCCCAAAGAATATGATCCCCTGGCCCCCAGCAAGCCCGGTGGTTTTCCCACCGAAATTCCCTTCGAGGATTTCGAGATTGCGGTTTTTCAGAACCGTTGGCCCTCGCTCTCACCCTACGCGGGCGAGCCGCCCCAGGGCCTCGCCATCCCCACCCGCGACGCCAAAGGCGACTGCGAGGTGGTGGTCTACACCCCCGAGCACAGCGGCAGTATTGCCTCCTTGAGCCCTGAGCGACGCGTGCTCTTGGTGCAGGTCTGGGCCGACCGCTACCGCGACCTCTACGCCCGCGAGCATATCCGGTACGTGATGCCCTTTGAGAACCGGGGCGAGCAGATGGGGGTGACGCTGCACCACCCCCACGGGCAGATTTACGCCTACCCCTGGGTTCCGCCCATCCTGCAAAAGGAGCTCGAGGCATTCCGCAAAAGCCCGGTGCTGCTGGACTTGTTGCCCCACCTGCCCCCCTACACCGTGCTGGAAGACGAGCACACCCTGGCCTGCATTCCCCCCTTCGCCCGCTACCCCTACGAGGTGCTGGTCTTCCCCAAGCGGTTCCACCCCGGCCTGTGGACCTTTAGCGAGGCGGAAATTGGCAGCTTTGCCGATATGCTTGGTAAGGTAGTGCAAAAACTGGACAACCTCTTCCAAAAACCCATGCCCTACATCATGGCCCTGCACGCCGCCCCCAAAGGGGCCGAGGCGGTCTTCCACTTTCATGTGGAGTTCTATCCGGCCCTCCGCACCGCCGACAAGCTCAAGTACCTGGCCGGCACCGAGATTGCCGCCGGCACCTTTGCCATGGACGCCCTGCCCGAGGAGACTGCGAAGGTGCTGCGGGAGGTGGCAATATAA
- a CDS encoding carbohydrate ABC transporter permease, protein MKRRLWWRGFWLHLFLTPLALLWLAPLWLMFVFSTHPEIAIFSTPTPVLPGNQFVANLQSLQADTNFLRTLFNSVMVASIYTVLSIFLTSLAGYAFARFQFWGKGVLFSLVIATLTIPYFAVVIPQFILVAREAKTLLAILIGMAVFGGIAALLAWLKFSPTLGRLVWVGYGVAALAYLWLGVPALREAMTFDFRLTNTWWAVILPSLANSLGVFFMRQNFLSVPISLLEAARIDGAGEFRIFFRIAVPLVLPAMAALAIILFLASWNDYLWPLLVLSDRAMQTAPVALGSLIGLTRVSWGGIMVGAVMTTLPFLVLFLFLQRYFIAGITAGGVKD, encoded by the coding sequence GTGAAGCGGCGGCTGTGGTGGCGCGGTTTCTGGCTGCACCTCTTCCTGACGCCGCTGGCGCTGTTGTGGCTGGCGCCGCTGTGGCTGATGTTCGTCTTCTCGACCCACCCCGAGATTGCCATCTTCAGCACCCCCACGCCGGTCTTGCCGGGCAACCAGTTTGTCGCCAACCTGCAAAGCCTGCAGGCCGACACCAACTTCTTGCGCACCCTGTTCAACAGCGTGATGGTGGCTAGCATCTATACGGTGCTCTCGATCTTCCTGACCAGCCTGGCGGGATATGCCTTCGCCCGTTTTCAGTTCTGGGGCAAAGGGGTGCTGTTCTCGCTGGTGATCGCCACCCTGACCATCCCCTATTTTGCGGTGGTGATTCCCCAGTTCATTCTGGTAGCCCGCGAGGCCAAAACCCTGCTGGCCATCCTGATCGGGATGGCGGTGTTTGGCGGAATTGCAGCGCTATTGGCTTGGTTGAAATTCTCGCCCACCCTGGGGCGGCTGGTCTGGGTCGGCTATGGGGTGGCTGCACTGGCCTACCTGTGGTTGGGTGTACCCGCGCTGCGCGAGGCCATGACCTTCGACTTCCGCCTGACCAACACCTGGTGGGCGGTAATTCTACCCTCGCTGGCCAACAGCCTGGGGGTGTTTTTCATGCGGCAAAACTTCCTGAGCGTGCCCATAAGCCTGCTGGAAGCAGCCCGCATAGATGGGGCAGGCGAGTTTCGCATCTTCTTCCGCATAGCCGTGCCGCTGGTACTCCCGGCCATGGCGGCCCTGGCGATTATCCTCTTTCTGGCTTCCTGGAACGACTACCTCTGGCCCTTACTGGTGCTCTCGGACAGGGCCATGCAAACTGCGCCGGTGGCGTTGGGCTCCCTGATCGGGCTGACCCGGGTTTCGTGGGGGGGCATCATGGTGGGGGCTGTGATGACCACGCTGCCCTTCCTGGTGCTTTTCCTCTTCCTCCAGCGTTACTTCATCGCGGGTATTACCGCAGGAGGCGTGAAAGATTGA
- a CDS encoding TetR/AcrR family transcriptional regulator has translation MTARDAAAKATQQRILEAALELFTTRDYDNITLEDIANQAKVTIPTLFRKFGSKEKLIEATAQHAREIVLQQRYAATPGDVRGAVENLLDHYELWGDRILRLLAQEGRVPAIRTVTNHGRVLHHKWVEITFAPLLPSERPARARRIAQLVAICDVYTWKILRQDLGLTRKETARAILELITAL, from the coding sequence ATGACTGCACGCGATGCTGCCGCAAAGGCAACCCAGCAACGCATCCTCGAGGCCGCTCTAGAGCTCTTCACCACCCGAGACTACGACAACATAACCCTTGAGGATATTGCCAACCAAGCCAAAGTTACAATACCTACTTTGTTTCGCAAGTTTGGCAGCAAGGAAAAGCTAATAGAGGCCACAGCCCAGCATGCCCGTGAGATCGTACTGCAACAACGTTATGCCGCCACTCCAGGAGATGTCAGGGGAGCTGTAGAGAACCTCCTCGACCACTACGAACTCTGGGGTGACCGCATCTTACGCTTACTGGCTCAAGAGGGCCGTGTCCCCGCCATCCGTACCGTAACCAATCACGGGCGGGTGCTTCACCACAAGTGGGTGGAGATCACCTTTGCTCCTTTACTCCCATCTGAAAGGCCCGCCCGCGCCCGTCGGATAGCCCAGCTCGTTGCGATATGCGACGTATATACCTGGAAGATTTTGCGACAAGATCTGGGTCTGACACGCAAGGAAACCGCTCGAGCAATTTTGGAACTCATTACAGCTTTGTAA
- a CDS encoding beta-galactosidase yields the protein MLGVCYYPEHWPRERWAEDARRMCELGLSYVRIGEFAWSRLEPDPGRFTWVWLDEAIETLGQAGLKVVLGTPTATPPKWLVDRHPDILAVDKEGRVRGFGSRRHYSFSSRVYREEARRIVTLLAQRYGQNPHVAGWQTDNEYGCHDTTRSYGLEDLRAFREWLQARYQRIEALNEAWGNVFWSMEYRSFEEIGLPNQTVTEANPAHWLEFYRFSSEQVASFNRMQVEILRAHSPGRFVVHNFMGYTPDFDHFKLAQDLDIAGWDSYPLGFTDMDVLPCTDEEKIRYARSGHPDMAAFHHDLYRGVKPRWWVMEQQPGPVNWAHHNPSPAPGMVRLWTWEALAHGAEVVSYFRWRQFPKAQEQFHAGLNRPDFEPDVGFFEAKQVAEELQNLGSLPPSGPAPVALVFDYEADWVFRIQPQGRAFVYRDLVWVFYKALRGLGLDVDFVPPGARLEPYRLVVVPSLPIVSEAALEALRHHRGVVVWGPRSGSKTEHLSIPPTLPPGRLQDLLPLKVTRVESVRPGLSEPVRWNGQEWPAEVWREWVESDLPPQAIFGDGKGALYQHQNHHYLAFWPGLGFLESYLGYLAESLGLNPRRLPEGLRIRQRGNLVFAFNYTHQPQPAPAPEGARFILGGPTLAPYNFCIWKEG from the coding sequence ATGCTAGGCGTCTGCTACTACCCCGAACACTGGCCCCGCGAGCGCTGGGCCGAGGATGCCCGTCGCATGTGCGAACTGGGCCTTAGCTATGTGCGCATCGGCGAGTTTGCCTGGAGCCGCCTCGAGCCCGATCCAGGCCGCTTTACCTGGGTCTGGCTGGACGAGGCCATCGAGACCCTGGGCCAGGCCGGGCTCAAGGTGGTGCTGGGCACCCCCACCGCCACCCCGCCCAAGTGGCTGGTAGACCGGCACCCAGACATCCTGGCGGTGGATAAGGAGGGCCGGGTGCGCGGCTTTGGCTCGCGCCGCCACTACAGCTTCAGCAGCCGGGTCTACCGCGAGGAGGCCCGCCGCATCGTGACCCTGCTGGCCCAGCGCTACGGTCAGAACCCCCACGTAGCGGGCTGGCAGACCGACAACGAGTACGGCTGCCACGACACCACCCGCAGCTACGGCCTCGAAGACCTGCGGGCCTTTCGGGAGTGGCTCCAGGCCCGCTACCAGCGCATCGAAGCGCTAAATGAAGCCTGGGGCAACGTCTTCTGGAGCATGGAGTACCGCAGCTTTGAGGAGATTGGTCTGCCCAACCAGACCGTCACCGAGGCCAACCCCGCCCACTGGCTCGAGTTCTACCGCTTCAGCTCCGAGCAGGTAGCCAGCTTCAACCGGATGCAGGTGGAAATCCTGCGGGCCCACTCGCCGGGGCGCTTTGTGGTGCACAACTTCATGGGCTACACCCCGGACTTCGACCACTTCAAGCTGGCCCAAGACCTGGACATCGCTGGCTGGGACAGCTACCCCCTGGGCTTTACCGACATGGACGTACTGCCCTGCACCGACGAGGAGAAAATCCGCTACGCCCGCAGCGGCCACCCCGACATGGCGGCCTTCCACCACGACCTCTACCGCGGAGTGAAGCCAAGGTGGTGGGTGATGGAGCAGCAGCCGGGGCCGGTGAACTGGGCCCACCACAACCCCTCCCCGGCCCCCGGCATGGTGCGGCTATGGACCTGGGAGGCTTTGGCCCACGGGGCCGAGGTGGTGAGCTACTTCCGCTGGCGACAGTTTCCCAAGGCCCAGGAGCAGTTCCACGCCGGGCTAAACCGCCCCGACTTTGAGCCCGACGTGGGCTTTTTCGAAGCCAAACAAGTAGCCGAAGAACTCCAAAACCTGGGCTCCCTGCCTCCTAGCGGCCCCGCGCCGGTGGCCCTGGTCTTCGACTACGAGGCCGACTGGGTCTTCCGGATTCAGCCACAGGGCCGGGCGTTCGTGTACCGCGACCTGGTCTGGGTTTTTTACAAAGCGCTGCGTGGGCTGGGCCTGGACGTGGATTTTGTGCCCCCTGGGGCCCGCCTGGAGCCGTACCGGCTGGTAGTAGTACCCAGCCTGCCCATAGTCTCCGAGGCCGCCCTGGAAGCCTTACGCCACCACCGGGGTGTGGTGGTGTGGGGCCCCCGGAGCGGTTCCAAAACCGAGCATCTGAGCATTCCGCCCACCCTACCGCCGGGGCGCTTACAGGATTTGCTGCCGCTCAAGGTGACGCGGGTGGAGAGTGTCCGTCCTGGGCTGTCTGAACCGGTGCGCTGGAACGGCCAGGAATGGCCCGCCGAGGTATGGCGGGAGTGGGTTGAGTCGGACTTGCCACCCCAGGCCATCTTTGGTGATGGCAAGGGTGCTCTGTACCAGCACCAGAACCACCACTACCTGGCCTTCTGGCCGGGCCTGGGGTTTCTCGAGAGCTATCTGGGCTACTTAGCCGAGAGCCTGGGTCTAAACCCCCGGCGGCTGCCCGAAGGCCTGCGCATCCGGCAACGGGGCAACCTGGTATTTGCCTTCAACTACACCCACCAACCCCAACCCGCCCCGGCCCCGGAAGGCGCGCGGTTTATATTAGGAGGCCCGACTTTGGCCCCCTATAATTTCTGCATCTGGAAAGAAGGGTAA
- a CDS encoding Xaa-Pro peptidase family protein: MNLFALARLRAWMENLGFERFFVQQPENFAWLTGGGDNTVVAFRPAAAWLEVTPEALRLHASQIEAARLFDEETPGLEVLRYPWYSPPTPQGPNDLEHDLTPLRLVLSPEEQARYRALGLDAATALGESLRFADPGWSEYDLAGAISEELLSKGIQPLVLLVAGEERLFRYRHPLPKQRPLGRLFMGVICGRRHGLFANVSRLRSFGHPEAKTLNEQVCQVEAAALEASRPGATLGEVLEAVRSAYQAIGRAEEFENHHQGGLTGYKSREVLARPGNPTRLEVGMALAWNPSLPGAKVEDTFLLTETGLENLTQDPTWPAFEVAGRLRPRVLEG, translated from the coding sequence ATGAACCTTTTCGCGCTGGCCCGCCTACGCGCCTGGATGGAGAATCTGGGCTTTGAGCGCTTTTTTGTGCAGCAACCGGAGAACTTTGCCTGGCTCACCGGGGGCGGCGACAATACGGTGGTGGCTTTTCGCCCGGCGGCGGCCTGGCTCGAGGTGACCCCCGAGGCCCTTCGCCTGCATGCCTCGCAAATCGAGGCGGCGCGGCTCTTCGACGAGGAAACGCCGGGCCTCGAGGTACTTCGCTATCCCTGGTACAGCCCCCCGACCCCCCAGGGGCCCAACGATCTCGAGCACGACCTCACCCCGCTAAGACTGGTGCTCTCCCCCGAAGAGCAGGCGCGCTACCGTGCCCTGGGCCTGGATGCCGCCACCGCACTGGGCGAGAGCCTTCGCTTTGCCGACCCCGGCTGGAGCGAGTACGACCTAGCCGGGGCCATCAGCGAGGAGCTTCTGTCCAAGGGCATCCAGCCCTTGGTGCTGCTGGTTGCCGGCGAAGAGCGGCTCTTCCGCTACCGCCACCCTCTCCCCAAACAGCGCCCGCTGGGGCGGCTCTTTATGGGGGTGATCTGCGGGCGACGGCACGGCCTTTTTGCCAACGTGAGTCGGTTGCGGAGCTTTGGCCACCCCGAGGCCAAGACCCTGAACGAGCAAGTCTGCCAGGTGGAGGCCGCGGCCCTGGAGGCCTCCCGGCCTGGAGCTACGCTGGGTGAGGTGCTGGAGGCAGTTCGCAGCGCCTATCAGGCCATAGGCCGCGCCGAGGAGTTCGAGAACCACCACCAGGGGGGCCTGACCGGCTACAAAAGCCGCGAGGTGCTGGCCCGCCCCGGCAACCCCACCCGCCTCGAGGTCGGCATGGCCCTGGCCTGGAACCCCAGCCTGCCGGGCGCCAAGGTGGAGGACACTTTTTTGCTCACCGAGACGGGGCTGGAAAACCTCACCCAAGACCCCACCTGGCCCGCCTTCGAGGTGGCGGGGCGCCTGCGCCCGAGGGTGCTCGAGGGCTGA